The Paraburkholderia caffeinilytica genome segment CGACGAAATTTGTGAGACGTCGTACGCGGATCGCGGCGGCAAATATCAAGGTCAGCACGGCGTCACGTTGCCCAAGACGTGACGTCGGCTGCGTACTGACCCACCAGCTATTCGGGTGACCGCTGCCTGGTCAGATGCAGCGGTCGTTCTTTTTGGAGAATCGCCCATGAAGTTTCGTTTTCCCGTCGTCATCATCGACGAAGATTTTCGCTCCGAGAATATCTCGGGTTCCGGCATCCGGGCTTTGGCCGAAGCTATCGAGAAAGAAGGCGCGGAAGTGCTCGGGTTGACGAGCTACGGCGATCTGACCTCGTTCGCGCAGCAGTCGAGCCGCGCATCGTGCTTCATCCTGTCGATCGACGACGACGAGCTGCTGCCGTACGTCGATAACGTCGTGGTGGAAGGCGAGACGCCGGAGCTGGCGGCCGCGATCATCGCGCTGCGCGCGTTCGTGACCGAAGTGCGCCGCCGCAACGCCGATATTCCGATCTTCCTGTACGGCGAAACGCGCACCTCGCGCCACCTGCCAAACGACATCCTGCGTGAACTGCACGGCTTCATCCACATGTTCGAGGACACGCCGGAGTTCGTCGCGCGTCACATCATTCGCGAGACCAAGGTGTACCTGGATTCGCTCGCGCCGCCGTTCTTCAAGGAACTGGTGCAGTACGCGGACGAGGGCTCGTATTCATGGCATTGCCCGGGCCACTCGGGCGGCGTCGCGTTTCTGAAGAGCCCGCTTGGCCAGATGTTCCACCAGTTCTTCGGCGAGAACATGCTGCGCGCCGACGTGTGCAATGCGGTCGACGAACTCGGCCAGCTGCTCGACCACACGGGTCCGGTTGCCGCCTCCGAGCGCAACGCCGCGCGCATTTTCAGCGCCGACCACGTGTTCTTCGTGACCAATGGCACGTCGACCTCGAACAAGATCGTCTGGCACGGCACGGTTGCACCGGGCGACATCGTGCTGGTGGACCGCAACTGCCACAAGTCGATCCTGCACGCGATCACCATGACCGGCGCGATTCCGGTGTTCCTCACGCCGACGCGCAACAACTTCGGCATCATCGGCCCGATTCCGCGCAGCGAATTCGAGCCGGAAAACATTCGCAAGAAAATCCTGGCGAATCCGTTCGCCCGCGAAGCGCTGGCCAGGAATCCGGATCTGAAGCCGCGCATTCTGACCATCACGCAGAGCACCTACGACGGCGTGATCTACAACGTCGAGATGATCAAGGAAATGCTCGGCGACTGGCTCGATACGCTGCACTTCGACGAAGCGTGGCTGCCGCATGCCGAATTCCACGAGTTCTATCAGGACATGCATGCGATCGGCGCGGGCCGTCCGCGCATCGGCGCGCTGGTGTTCGCCACGCACTCCACGCACAAGCTGCTGGCCGGTATTTCGCAGGCTTCGCAGATCGTCGTGCAGGATTCGAAGAATAGCCGCTTCGACAAGCATCGCT includes the following:
- a CDS encoding arginine/lysine/ornithine decarboxylase codes for the protein MKFRFPVVIIDEDFRSENISGSGIRALAEAIEKEGAEVLGLTSYGDLTSFAQQSSRASCFILSIDDDELLPYVDNVVVEGETPELAAAIIALRAFVTEVRRRNADIPIFLYGETRTSRHLPNDILRELHGFIHMFEDTPEFVARHIIRETKVYLDSLAPPFFKELVQYADEGSYSWHCPGHSGGVAFLKSPLGQMFHQFFGENMLRADVCNAVDELGQLLDHTGPVAASERNAARIFSADHVFFVTNGTSTSNKIVWHGTVAPGDIVLVDRNCHKSILHAITMTGAIPVFLTPTRNNFGIIGPIPRSEFEPENIRKKILANPFAREALARNPDLKPRILTITQSTYDGVIYNVEMIKEMLGDWLDTLHFDEAWLPHAEFHEFYQDMHAIGAGRPRIGALVFATHSTHKLLAGISQASQIVVQDSKNSRFDKHRFNEAYLMHTSTSPQYAIIASCDVAAAMMEAPGGTALVEESIAEALDFRRAMSKVDAEYGDDWFFKVWGPDQFAEEGIGSREDWMLRPNDAWHGFGPLADGFNMLDPIKATIVTPGLDMDGGFGESGIPAAIVTKYLAEHGIIVEKTGLYSFFIMFTIGITKGRWNSMVTELQQFKDDYDNNQPLWRVLPEFVSHHPMYERVGLRDLCQQIHSVYRANDIARLTTEMYLSSMEPAMKPSDAFAKLAHREIDRVPIDELEGRVTSILLTPYPPGIPLLIPGERFNKTIVNYLRFAREFNERFPGFHTDIHGLVGETINGRIEYFVDCVRA